The Arvicanthis niloticus isolate mArvNil1 chromosome 2, mArvNil1.pat.X, whole genome shotgun sequence genome includes a window with the following:
- the Mmp9 gene encoding matrix metalloproteinase-9, producing the protein MSPWQPLLLALLALGCTSAAPHQHKPTFVVFPKDLKSSNLTDTQLAEEYLYRYGYTRAAQMMGEKQSLRPALLMLQKQLSLPQTGELDRKTLKAIRRPRCGVPDVGKFQTFEGDLKWHHHNITYWIQSYSEDLPRDVIDDSFARAFAVWSEVTPLTFTRVYGPEADIVIQFGVAEHGDGYPFDGKDGLLAHAFPPGPGIQGDAHFDDEELWSLGKGVVVPTYFGNSNGAPCHFPFTFEGRSYLACTTDGRNDGTPWCSTTADYDTDGKFGFCPSERLYTEHGNGDGKPCVFPFIFEGRSYSACTTKGRSDGYRWCATTANYDQDKLYGFCPTRVDVTVVGGNSAGNLCVFPFVFLGKQYSTCTSEGRTDGRLWCATTSNFDTDKKWGFCPDQGYSLFLVAAHEFGHALGLDHSREQEALMYPLYHYHESSPLHEDDIKGIQYLYGRGPKPNPKPPATTTAEPQPTAPPTMCPTAPPTVGPTVGPTGAPSPGPTAVPSPGPTGAPSPGPTAGSSEASTEPLSPADNPCNVDIFDAIAEIQSALYFFKDGRYWKFPNHRGSRLQGPFVIARTWPALPAKLDSAFEDPQSKKLFFFSGRQMWVYTGQSVLGPRSLDKLGLGSEVTQVTGLLPRHAGKALLFSKERVWKFDLKSQKVDPQSVTRLDKEFSGVPWNSHDIFQYQDKAYFCHDKYFWRVSFQNEGNQGNQANQLNEVDHVGYVSYDLLQCP; encoded by the exons ATGAGTCCCTGGCAGCCCCTGCTCCTGGCGCTCCTGGCTCTAGGCTGCACCTCTGCTGCCCCTCACCAGCACAAGCCGACTTTTGTGGTCTTCCCCAAAGACCTGAAAAGCTCCAACCTCACGGACACCCAGCTGGCAGAG GAATACCTGTACCGCTATGGGTACACCCGGGCAGCCCAGATGATGGGAGAGAAGCAGTCCCTGCGGCCTGCTTTGCTGATGCTTCAGAAACAGCTGTCCCTGCCCCAGACTGGTGAGCTGGACAGGAAGACACTAAAGGCCATTCGTAGACCACGCTGTGGTGTCCCAGACGTGGGCAAATTCCAAACCTTCGAAGGCGACCTCAAGTGGCACCATCATAACATCACATACTG GATCCAAAGCTACTCTGAAGACTTGCCGCGAGACGTGATCGACGACTCCTTCGCTCGCGCCTTCGCGGTGTGGAGCGAGGTGACACCGCTCACCTTCACCCGCGTGTACGGGCCCGAAGCAGATATTGTCATTCAGTTTGGTGTCGCGG AGCACGGAGATGGGTATCCCTTTGACGGCAAGGACGGTCTTCTGGCACACGCCTTTCCCCCTGGCCCCGGCATTCAGGGAGATGCCCACTTCGACGACGAAGAGTTGTGGTCGCTGGGCAAAGGCGTCG TGGTCCCCACTTACTTTGGAAACTCAAATGGTGCCCCATGTCACTTTCCTTTCACCTTCGAGGGACGCTCCTATTTGGCCTGCACCACAGATGGCCGCAACGACGGCACACCTTGGTGTAGCACGACAGCCGACTATGACACGGACGGCAAATTTGGTTTCTGCCCCAGTGAGA GACTCTACACGGAGCACGGCAACGGAGATGGCAAACCCTGTGTGTTCCCATTCATCTTTGAGGGCCGCTCCTACTCTGCCTGCACCACTAAAGGTCGCTCGGATGGTTACCGctggtgcgccaccaccgccaacTATGACCAGGATAAGCTGTATGGCTTCTGCCCTACCCGAG TCGACGTGACCGTAGTTGGGGGCAACTCAGCAGGAAATCTTTGCGTCTTCCCCTTCGTTTTCCTGGGCAAGCAGTACTCTACCTGTACCAGTGAGGGCCGCACTGATGGGCGCCTCTGGTGCGCGACCACATCGAACTTCGACACTGACAAGAAGTGGGGTTTCTGTCCAGACCAAG GGTACAGCCTGTTCCTGGTGGCGGCGCACGAATTCGGCCATGCGCTGGGCTTAGATCATTCTAGAGAGCAGGAAGCGCTCATGTATCCCCTGTATCACTACCACGAGAGCTCTCCTCTGCATGAAGACGACATAAAAGGCATCCAGTATCTGTATG GTCGTGGCCCCAAGCCTAACCCAAAGCCTCCAGCCACCACCACAGCTGAACCACAGCCGACAGCTCCTCCCACTATGTGTCCCACGGCACCTCCCACAGTGGGCCCCACGGTTGGCCCTACAGGCGCCCCCTCACCTGGCCCTACAGCCGTCCCCTCACCTGGCCCTACAGGCGCCCCCTCACCTGGCCCTACTGCTGGCTCTTCTGAGGCCTCTACAGAGCCTTTGAGTCCAGCAGACAATCCTTGCAATGTGGATATTTTTGATGCTATTGCTGAGATCCAGAGCGCTCTGTATTTCTTCAAGGATGG tCGGTACTGGAAGTTCCCGAACCACAGAGGAAGCCGATTGCAGGGCCCTTTTGTTATTGCCCGCACGTGGCCAGCTCTGCCTGCAAAGCTGGACTCAGCCTTTGAGGATCCGCAGTCCAAGaagcttttcttcttctctg GGCGCCAAATGTGGGTGTACACAGGCCAGTCGGTGCTGGGCCCGAGGAGTCTGGATAAGTTGGGTCTAGGCTCAGAGGTAACCCAGGTCACCGGGCTTCTCCCACGCCATGCCGGGAAGGCTCTGCTGTTCAGCAAGGAGCGTGTCTGGAA ATTCGACTTGAAATCTCAGAAAGTGGATCCCCAGAGCGTCACTCGCTTGGATAAGGAGTTCTCTGGtgtgccctggaactcacacGACATCTTCCAGTACCAAG ACAAAGCCTATTTCTGCCATGACAAATACTTCTGGCGTGTGAGTTTCCAAAATGAGGGGAACCAGGGGAACCAGGCGAACCAGCTGAACGAGGTGGACCACGTGGGCTACGTGAGCTACGACCTCCTGCAGTGCCCTTGA